From a single Apium graveolens cultivar Ventura chromosome 2, ASM990537v1, whole genome shotgun sequence genomic region:
- the LOC141707518 gene encoding uncharacterized protein LOC141707518 isoform X2 — MTRGSVTYQISRILQSALNSPLLPVNIQYISIYTQLSTKPTHLHPFTAIQFVIQSQKQYFEQRKQHQQQVSAWKDGSSDIINTCPKRSINNQSLDILSLKDLNTIAQERRSTRHNEESLDDDVSTLDCQTTPEIPNILTSQVASADQTECKGEFYQWKTMEPERASMNFNGSHYKDLSASGKVEQLEMSDDVQLSVLGLLGDDGPHNNLDGHSLHEAHVAFSVEGLGKVKMKTPVHSPRRPVRDFPYSCSSSSRGTENALPVKIFISRQNDLAAEVDYMSEDDDILYHESKLPPRIMMDSFNYSERENVMGKGCLQIIDKGSYLKNGVGNEYIFNIEYENDNTWTEHSTLPDDDFLFKSKCHSSWKSEPYQTNAYSSDYFNFESHVENDFAFQSNINTNRGCTKDMNTLHMFDPVTPCAKHQLSENYSDFTNSNGTWYPGLERTSFVRSAINQPAWSCFETENERENLSFLSENSCSSNSAWYKADGNPPLDLLRKKMRAHGTEYCCPVRKKGVKNKYNHGLHCTKQENLQHRDYIRESGNCPTPTTSFQRRKGPHENWLFEDDVTGSRNSGLGSFRHTSDLEDSQPSSFQHWNEDLFNVDSVPEIQVDAQLFPKSSRGGFQAKHFPLCMDKLECCEPNTCNHSSETSFLPKTSSRSGKSTLSPVFGVGGNTRCSFRGIVPEGDIPLCERFCLDGEKELEVSVPNSDKSELQEEACDGSNCLSSENKNIGDALDAGDSCSHFNVAKDISQEMEGVKETCSPEQAEYASSIKGLEAPDSIESDLDGKTKEDNIVSSYQKNVHSHPSQNRCKDMEESGPKARNMESKKQKNITDSASQGMVLESYAIQLLSVHVLKEASNWRIGNKTDDTCQTKK, encoded by the exons ATGACTCGGGGGTCTGTAACGTATCAAATTTCCCGCATTTTGCAATCTGCTTTGAATTCTCCTCTTCTCCCGGTCAACatacaatatatctcaatatacACGCAGTTAAGCACTAAACCAACTCATCTTCATCCGTTCACTGCAATTCAGTTCGTCATTCAATC GCAAAAGCAATATTTTGAGCAAAGGAAGCAACATCAGCAGCAAGTTTCAGCCTGGAAAGATGGTTCTTCTGACATAATAAACACATGCCCTAAACGTTCTATTAATAATCAATCATTGGATATTCTCAGTTTGAAAGATTTAAATACCATTGCTCAGGAACGTAGATCTACTCGCCACAATG AAGAGAGCTTGGATGATGACGTTTCGACATTGGACTGTCAGACTACACCAGAGATCCCAAATATTCTTACTTCACAAGTAGCTTCAGCTGATCAGACTGAATGTAAAGGAGAGT TCTACCAATGGAAGACCATGGAACCAGAAAG GGCATCAATGAATTTCAATGGTAGTCACTACAAAGATTTGAGTGCAAGTGGAAAAGTGGAACAATTAGAGATGTCTGATGACGTTC AGCTATCCGTTCTTGGTTTACTTGGTGACGATGGACCACATAACAATTTAGATGGACATTCGCTACATGAAGCTCATGTTGCTTTTTCTGTCGAAG GTCTAggtaaagtaaaaatgaaaacaCCAGTTCATTCACCACGTCGGCCTGTCAG GGACTTTCCTTATAGTTGCTCCTCGTCATCAAGAGGTACAGAAAATGCTCTCCCTGTCAAAATTTTTATCAGCAGGCAGAATGACCTTGCAGCAGAAGTG GACTATATGAGTGAAGATGATGACATTTTGTATCATGAGAGCAAGTTACCTCCAAGGATTATGATGGATTCTTTTAATTACTCTGAACGCGAGAACGTAATGGGCAAAGGGTGCTTGCAAATTATCGATAAGGGTTCCTATTTGAAGAATGGTGTTGGAAACGAGTACATCTTCAACATTGAATATGAAAATGATAACACGTGGACTG AGCATTCTACCTTACCAGACGATGACTTTCTTTTTAAAAGCAAGTGTCATTCATCTTGGAAGTCCGAGCCTTATCAAACAAATGCATACTCTTCAGATTATTTCAATTTTGAAAGTCATGTAGAGAATGACTTTGCATTTCAATCCAACATTAATACGAACAG GGGGTGCACAAAAGACATGAATACACTACATATGTTCG ATCCAGTTACTCCTTGTGCCAAGCATCAACTATCTGAAAATTATTCTGACTTTACTAATTCAAACGGAACCTG GTATCCAGGTTTAGAGAGAACTTCTTTCGTTAGATCTGCAATTAACCAACCAGCTTGGTCCTGCTTTGAAACTGAAAATGAAAGAGAGAATTTGAGTTTTCTGAG TGAAAATTCCTGCTCATCCAATTCAG CATGGTACAAAGCCGATGGAAACCCACCTTTAGATTTATtgagaaagaaaatgagagcTCATGGCACAGAATATTGCTGCCCTGTAAGGAAGAAAGGTGTGAAGAATAAATATAACCATGGATTACACTGCACAAAGCAGGAAAATCTCCAGCACAGGGATTATATACGTGAATCAGGAAATTGTCCAACACCGACCACTAGTTTCCAGAGAAGAAAAGGTCCACATGAAAATTGGCTGTTTGAGGATGATGTTACTGGAAGTAGAAATTCAGGTTTGGGATCTTTTCGCCACACTTCAGATTTGGAAGATAGTCAGCCCTCAAGTTTCCAGCATTGGAATGAAGATCTGTTTAATGTAGATTCTGTCCCTGAAATACAAGTTGATGCCCAATTATTTCCTAAAAGTTCTCGGGGTGGTTTCCAAGCCAAACATTTTCCCCTTTGCATGGATAAACTGGAATGCTGCGAACCTAATACTTGTAACCACTCTAGTGAAACCAGTTTCCTCCCAAAAACTAGCTCCAGGTCAGGCAAGTCAACTCTTTCTCCAGTATTTGGTGTAGGAGGTAATACTCGGTGTTCATTCAGGGGCATTGTTCCTGAGGGTGATATTCCACTGTGCGAAAGATTTTGCCTAGACGGGGAAAAGGAGTTAGAAGTATCAGTACCTAATAGTGACAAATCTGAGCTTCAGGAAGAAGCTTGTGATGGGAGTAATTGTTTGTCCTCAGAGAACAAAAATATCGGGGATGCCTTGGATGCTGGAGATAGTTGCAGCCATTTCAATGTTGCAAAAGATATAAGTCAAGAAATGGAGGGCGTCAAAGAGACATGTTCTCCAGAACAAGCAGAATATGCATCATCAATTAAGGGTTTGGAGGCACCTGACAGTATTGAGAGTGATCTTGATGGAAAAAC GAAGGAGGATAATATTGTGTCCAGCTATCAAAAAAATGTCCACAGTCATCCATCTCAAAACAGGTGTAAAG ATATGGAAGAGTCAGGACCTAAAGCGAGAAATATGGAAAGCAAGAAGCAAAAGAACATCACTGATTCAGCTTCCCAGGGGATGGTGCTTGAAAGCTATGCAATTCAACTTCTGTCTGTGCATGTGCTGAAGGAAGCATCTAACTGGAGGATTGGGAACAAG ACTGATGACACTTGCCAGACTAAGAAGTGA
- the LOC141707518 gene encoding uncharacterized protein LOC141707518 isoform X1, which yields MTRGSVTYQISRILQSALNSPLLPVNIQYISIYTQLSTKPTHLHPFTAIQFVIQSQKQYFEQRKQHQQQVSAWKDGSSDIINTCPKRSINNQSLDILSLKDLNTIAQERRSTRHNEESLDDDVSTLDCQTTPEIPNILTSQVASADQTECKGEFYQWKTMEPERASMNFNGSHYKDLSASGKVEQLEMSDDVQLSVLGLLGDDGPHNNLDGHSLHEAHVAFSVEGLGKVKMKTPVHSPRRPVRDFPYSCSSSSRGTENALPVKIFISRQNDLAAEVMQDYMSEDDDILYHESKLPPRIMMDSFNYSERENVMGKGCLQIIDKGSYLKNGVGNEYIFNIEYENDNTWTEHSTLPDDDFLFKSKCHSSWKSEPYQTNAYSSDYFNFESHVENDFAFQSNINTNRGCTKDMNTLHMFDPVTPCAKHQLSENYSDFTNSNGTWYPGLERTSFVRSAINQPAWSCFETENERENLSFLSENSCSSNSAWYKADGNPPLDLLRKKMRAHGTEYCCPVRKKGVKNKYNHGLHCTKQENLQHRDYIRESGNCPTPTTSFQRRKGPHENWLFEDDVTGSRNSGLGSFRHTSDLEDSQPSSFQHWNEDLFNVDSVPEIQVDAQLFPKSSRGGFQAKHFPLCMDKLECCEPNTCNHSSETSFLPKTSSRSGKSTLSPVFGVGGNTRCSFRGIVPEGDIPLCERFCLDGEKELEVSVPNSDKSELQEEACDGSNCLSSENKNIGDALDAGDSCSHFNVAKDISQEMEGVKETCSPEQAEYASSIKGLEAPDSIESDLDGKTKEDNIVSSYQKNVHSHPSQNRCKDMEESGPKARNMESKKQKNITDSASQGMVLESYAIQLLSVHVLKEASNWRIGNKTDDTCQTKK from the exons ATGACTCGGGGGTCTGTAACGTATCAAATTTCCCGCATTTTGCAATCTGCTTTGAATTCTCCTCTTCTCCCGGTCAACatacaatatatctcaatatacACGCAGTTAAGCACTAAACCAACTCATCTTCATCCGTTCACTGCAATTCAGTTCGTCATTCAATC GCAAAAGCAATATTTTGAGCAAAGGAAGCAACATCAGCAGCAAGTTTCAGCCTGGAAAGATGGTTCTTCTGACATAATAAACACATGCCCTAAACGTTCTATTAATAATCAATCATTGGATATTCTCAGTTTGAAAGATTTAAATACCATTGCTCAGGAACGTAGATCTACTCGCCACAATG AAGAGAGCTTGGATGATGACGTTTCGACATTGGACTGTCAGACTACACCAGAGATCCCAAATATTCTTACTTCACAAGTAGCTTCAGCTGATCAGACTGAATGTAAAGGAGAGT TCTACCAATGGAAGACCATGGAACCAGAAAG GGCATCAATGAATTTCAATGGTAGTCACTACAAAGATTTGAGTGCAAGTGGAAAAGTGGAACAATTAGAGATGTCTGATGACGTTC AGCTATCCGTTCTTGGTTTACTTGGTGACGATGGACCACATAACAATTTAGATGGACATTCGCTACATGAAGCTCATGTTGCTTTTTCTGTCGAAG GTCTAggtaaagtaaaaatgaaaacaCCAGTTCATTCACCACGTCGGCCTGTCAG GGACTTTCCTTATAGTTGCTCCTCGTCATCAAGAGGTACAGAAAATGCTCTCCCTGTCAAAATTTTTATCAGCAGGCAGAATGACCTTGCAGCAGAAGTG ATGCAGGACTATATGAGTGAAGATGATGACATTTTGTATCATGAGAGCAAGTTACCTCCAAGGATTATGATGGATTCTTTTAATTACTCTGAACGCGAGAACGTAATGGGCAAAGGGTGCTTGCAAATTATCGATAAGGGTTCCTATTTGAAGAATGGTGTTGGAAACGAGTACATCTTCAACATTGAATATGAAAATGATAACACGTGGACTG AGCATTCTACCTTACCAGACGATGACTTTCTTTTTAAAAGCAAGTGTCATTCATCTTGGAAGTCCGAGCCTTATCAAACAAATGCATACTCTTCAGATTATTTCAATTTTGAAAGTCATGTAGAGAATGACTTTGCATTTCAATCCAACATTAATACGAACAG GGGGTGCACAAAAGACATGAATACACTACATATGTTCG ATCCAGTTACTCCTTGTGCCAAGCATCAACTATCTGAAAATTATTCTGACTTTACTAATTCAAACGGAACCTG GTATCCAGGTTTAGAGAGAACTTCTTTCGTTAGATCTGCAATTAACCAACCAGCTTGGTCCTGCTTTGAAACTGAAAATGAAAGAGAGAATTTGAGTTTTCTGAG TGAAAATTCCTGCTCATCCAATTCAG CATGGTACAAAGCCGATGGAAACCCACCTTTAGATTTATtgagaaagaaaatgagagcTCATGGCACAGAATATTGCTGCCCTGTAAGGAAGAAAGGTGTGAAGAATAAATATAACCATGGATTACACTGCACAAAGCAGGAAAATCTCCAGCACAGGGATTATATACGTGAATCAGGAAATTGTCCAACACCGACCACTAGTTTCCAGAGAAGAAAAGGTCCACATGAAAATTGGCTGTTTGAGGATGATGTTACTGGAAGTAGAAATTCAGGTTTGGGATCTTTTCGCCACACTTCAGATTTGGAAGATAGTCAGCCCTCAAGTTTCCAGCATTGGAATGAAGATCTGTTTAATGTAGATTCTGTCCCTGAAATACAAGTTGATGCCCAATTATTTCCTAAAAGTTCTCGGGGTGGTTTCCAAGCCAAACATTTTCCCCTTTGCATGGATAAACTGGAATGCTGCGAACCTAATACTTGTAACCACTCTAGTGAAACCAGTTTCCTCCCAAAAACTAGCTCCAGGTCAGGCAAGTCAACTCTTTCTCCAGTATTTGGTGTAGGAGGTAATACTCGGTGTTCATTCAGGGGCATTGTTCCTGAGGGTGATATTCCACTGTGCGAAAGATTTTGCCTAGACGGGGAAAAGGAGTTAGAAGTATCAGTACCTAATAGTGACAAATCTGAGCTTCAGGAAGAAGCTTGTGATGGGAGTAATTGTTTGTCCTCAGAGAACAAAAATATCGGGGATGCCTTGGATGCTGGAGATAGTTGCAGCCATTTCAATGTTGCAAAAGATATAAGTCAAGAAATGGAGGGCGTCAAAGAGACATGTTCTCCAGAACAAGCAGAATATGCATCATCAATTAAGGGTTTGGAGGCACCTGACAGTATTGAGAGTGATCTTGATGGAAAAAC GAAGGAGGATAATATTGTGTCCAGCTATCAAAAAAATGTCCACAGTCATCCATCTCAAAACAGGTGTAAAG ATATGGAAGAGTCAGGACCTAAAGCGAGAAATATGGAAAGCAAGAAGCAAAAGAACATCACTGATTCAGCTTCCCAGGGGATGGTGCTTGAAAGCTATGCAATTCAACTTCTGTCTGTGCATGTGCTGAAGGAAGCATCTAACTGGAGGATTGGGAACAAG ACTGATGACACTTGCCAGACTAAGAAGTGA
- the LOC141707518 gene encoding uncharacterized protein LOC141707518 isoform X5 → MTRGSVTYQISRILQSALNSPLLPVNIQYISIYTQLSTKPTHLHPFTAIQFVIQSQKQYFEQRKQHQQQVSAWKDGSSDIINTCPKRSINNQSLDILSLKDLNTIAQERRSTRHNEESLDDDVSTLDCQTTPEIPNILTSQVASADQTECKGEFYQWKTMEPERASMNFNGSHYKDLSASGKVEQLEMSDDVQLSVLGLLGDDGPHNNLDGHSLHEAHVAFSVEGLGKVKMKTPVHSPRRPVRDFPYSCSSSSRGTENALPVKIFISRQNDLAAEVMQDYMSEDDDILYHESKLPPRIMMDSFNYSERENVMGKGCLQIIDKGSYLKNGVGNEYIFNIEYENDNTWTEHSTLPDDDFLFKSKCHSSWKSEPYQTNAYSSDYFNFESHVENDFAFQSNINTNRGCTKDMNTLHMFDPVTPCAKHQLSENYSDFTNSNGTWYPGLERTSFVRSAINQPAWSCFETENERENLSFLSENSCSSNSAWYKADGNPPLDLLRKKMRAHGTEYCCPVRKKGVKNKYNHGLHCTKQENLQHRDYIRESGNCPTPTTSFQRRKGPHENWLFEDDVTGSRNSGLGSFRHTSDLEDSQPSSFQHWNEDLFNVDSVPEIQVDAQLFPKSSRGGFQAKHFPLCMDKLECCEPNTCNHSSETSFLPKTSSRSGKSTLSPVFGVGGNTRCSFRGIVPEGDIPLCERFCLDGEKELEVSVPNSDKSELQEEACDGSNCLSSENKNIGDALDAGDSCSHFNVAKDISQEMEGVKETCSPEQAEYASSIKGLEAPDSIESDLDGKTKEDNIVSSYQKNVHSHPSQNRYGRVRT, encoded by the exons ATGACTCGGGGGTCTGTAACGTATCAAATTTCCCGCATTTTGCAATCTGCTTTGAATTCTCCTCTTCTCCCGGTCAACatacaatatatctcaatatacACGCAGTTAAGCACTAAACCAACTCATCTTCATCCGTTCACTGCAATTCAGTTCGTCATTCAATC GCAAAAGCAATATTTTGAGCAAAGGAAGCAACATCAGCAGCAAGTTTCAGCCTGGAAAGATGGTTCTTCTGACATAATAAACACATGCCCTAAACGTTCTATTAATAATCAATCATTGGATATTCTCAGTTTGAAAGATTTAAATACCATTGCTCAGGAACGTAGATCTACTCGCCACAATG AAGAGAGCTTGGATGATGACGTTTCGACATTGGACTGTCAGACTACACCAGAGATCCCAAATATTCTTACTTCACAAGTAGCTTCAGCTGATCAGACTGAATGTAAAGGAGAGT TCTACCAATGGAAGACCATGGAACCAGAAAG GGCATCAATGAATTTCAATGGTAGTCACTACAAAGATTTGAGTGCAAGTGGAAAAGTGGAACAATTAGAGATGTCTGATGACGTTC AGCTATCCGTTCTTGGTTTACTTGGTGACGATGGACCACATAACAATTTAGATGGACATTCGCTACATGAAGCTCATGTTGCTTTTTCTGTCGAAG GTCTAggtaaagtaaaaatgaaaacaCCAGTTCATTCACCACGTCGGCCTGTCAG GGACTTTCCTTATAGTTGCTCCTCGTCATCAAGAGGTACAGAAAATGCTCTCCCTGTCAAAATTTTTATCAGCAGGCAGAATGACCTTGCAGCAGAAGTG ATGCAGGACTATATGAGTGAAGATGATGACATTTTGTATCATGAGAGCAAGTTACCTCCAAGGATTATGATGGATTCTTTTAATTACTCTGAACGCGAGAACGTAATGGGCAAAGGGTGCTTGCAAATTATCGATAAGGGTTCCTATTTGAAGAATGGTGTTGGAAACGAGTACATCTTCAACATTGAATATGAAAATGATAACACGTGGACTG AGCATTCTACCTTACCAGACGATGACTTTCTTTTTAAAAGCAAGTGTCATTCATCTTGGAAGTCCGAGCCTTATCAAACAAATGCATACTCTTCAGATTATTTCAATTTTGAAAGTCATGTAGAGAATGACTTTGCATTTCAATCCAACATTAATACGAACAG GGGGTGCACAAAAGACATGAATACACTACATATGTTCG ATCCAGTTACTCCTTGTGCCAAGCATCAACTATCTGAAAATTATTCTGACTTTACTAATTCAAACGGAACCTG GTATCCAGGTTTAGAGAGAACTTCTTTCGTTAGATCTGCAATTAACCAACCAGCTTGGTCCTGCTTTGAAACTGAAAATGAAAGAGAGAATTTGAGTTTTCTGAG TGAAAATTCCTGCTCATCCAATTCAG CATGGTACAAAGCCGATGGAAACCCACCTTTAGATTTATtgagaaagaaaatgagagcTCATGGCACAGAATATTGCTGCCCTGTAAGGAAGAAAGGTGTGAAGAATAAATATAACCATGGATTACACTGCACAAAGCAGGAAAATCTCCAGCACAGGGATTATATACGTGAATCAGGAAATTGTCCAACACCGACCACTAGTTTCCAGAGAAGAAAAGGTCCACATGAAAATTGGCTGTTTGAGGATGATGTTACTGGAAGTAGAAATTCAGGTTTGGGATCTTTTCGCCACACTTCAGATTTGGAAGATAGTCAGCCCTCAAGTTTCCAGCATTGGAATGAAGATCTGTTTAATGTAGATTCTGTCCCTGAAATACAAGTTGATGCCCAATTATTTCCTAAAAGTTCTCGGGGTGGTTTCCAAGCCAAACATTTTCCCCTTTGCATGGATAAACTGGAATGCTGCGAACCTAATACTTGTAACCACTCTAGTGAAACCAGTTTCCTCCCAAAAACTAGCTCCAGGTCAGGCAAGTCAACTCTTTCTCCAGTATTTGGTGTAGGAGGTAATACTCGGTGTTCATTCAGGGGCATTGTTCCTGAGGGTGATATTCCACTGTGCGAAAGATTTTGCCTAGACGGGGAAAAGGAGTTAGAAGTATCAGTACCTAATAGTGACAAATCTGAGCTTCAGGAAGAAGCTTGTGATGGGAGTAATTGTTTGTCCTCAGAGAACAAAAATATCGGGGATGCCTTGGATGCTGGAGATAGTTGCAGCCATTTCAATGTTGCAAAAGATATAAGTCAAGAAATGGAGGGCGTCAAAGAGACATGTTCTCCAGAACAAGCAGAATATGCATCATCAATTAAGGGTTTGGAGGCACCTGACAGTATTGAGAGTGATCTTGATGGAAAAAC GAAGGAGGATAATATTGTGTCCAGCTATCAAAAAAATGTCCACAGTCATCCATCTCAAAACAG ATATGGAAGAGTCAGGACCTAA
- the LOC141707518 gene encoding uncharacterized protein LOC141707518 isoform X3, whose product MTRGSVTYQISRILQSALNSPLLPVNIQYISIYTQLSTKPTHLHPFTAIQFVIQSQKQYFEQRKQHQQQVSAWKDGSSDIINTCPKRSINNQSLDILSLKDLNTIAQERRSTRHNEESLDDDVSTLDCQTTPEIPNILTSQVASADQTECKGEFYQWKTMEPERASMNFNGSHYKDLSASGKVEQLEMSDDVQLSVLGLLGDDGPHNNLDGHSLHEAHVAFSVEGLGKVKMKTPVHSPRRPVRDFPYSCSSSSRGTENALPVKIFISRQNDLAAEVMQDYMSEDDDILYHESKLPPRIMMDSFNYSERENVMGKGCLQIIDKGSYLKNGVGNEYIFNIEYENDNTWTEHSTLPDDDFLFKSKCHSSWKSEPYQTNAYSSDYFNFESHVENDFAFQSNINTNRGCTKDMNTLHMFDPVTPCAKHQLSENYSDFTNSNGTWYPGLERTSFVRSAINQPAWSCFETENERENLSFLSENSCSSNSAWYKADGNPPLDLLRKKMRAHGTEYCCPVRKKGVKNKYNHGLHCTKQENLQHRDYIRESGNCPTPTTSFQRRKGPHENWLFEDDVTGSRNSGLGSFRHTSDLEDSQPSSFQHWNEDLFNVDSVPEIQVDAQLFPKSSRGGFQAKHFPLCMDKLECCEPNTCNHSSETSFLPKTSSRSGKSTLSPVFGVGGNTRCSFRGIVPEGDIPLCERFCLDGEKELEVSVPNSDKSELQEEACDGSNCLSSENKNIGDALDAGDSCSHFNVAKDISQEMEGVKETCSPEQAEYASSIKGLEAPDSIESDLDGKTKEDNIVSSYQKNVHSHPSQNRCKDMEESGPKARNMESKKQKNITDSASQGMVLESYAIQLLSVHVLKEASNWRIGNKED is encoded by the exons ATGACTCGGGGGTCTGTAACGTATCAAATTTCCCGCATTTTGCAATCTGCTTTGAATTCTCCTCTTCTCCCGGTCAACatacaatatatctcaatatacACGCAGTTAAGCACTAAACCAACTCATCTTCATCCGTTCACTGCAATTCAGTTCGTCATTCAATC GCAAAAGCAATATTTTGAGCAAAGGAAGCAACATCAGCAGCAAGTTTCAGCCTGGAAAGATGGTTCTTCTGACATAATAAACACATGCCCTAAACGTTCTATTAATAATCAATCATTGGATATTCTCAGTTTGAAAGATTTAAATACCATTGCTCAGGAACGTAGATCTACTCGCCACAATG AAGAGAGCTTGGATGATGACGTTTCGACATTGGACTGTCAGACTACACCAGAGATCCCAAATATTCTTACTTCACAAGTAGCTTCAGCTGATCAGACTGAATGTAAAGGAGAGT TCTACCAATGGAAGACCATGGAACCAGAAAG GGCATCAATGAATTTCAATGGTAGTCACTACAAAGATTTGAGTGCAAGTGGAAAAGTGGAACAATTAGAGATGTCTGATGACGTTC AGCTATCCGTTCTTGGTTTACTTGGTGACGATGGACCACATAACAATTTAGATGGACATTCGCTACATGAAGCTCATGTTGCTTTTTCTGTCGAAG GTCTAggtaaagtaaaaatgaaaacaCCAGTTCATTCACCACGTCGGCCTGTCAG GGACTTTCCTTATAGTTGCTCCTCGTCATCAAGAGGTACAGAAAATGCTCTCCCTGTCAAAATTTTTATCAGCAGGCAGAATGACCTTGCAGCAGAAGTG ATGCAGGACTATATGAGTGAAGATGATGACATTTTGTATCATGAGAGCAAGTTACCTCCAAGGATTATGATGGATTCTTTTAATTACTCTGAACGCGAGAACGTAATGGGCAAAGGGTGCTTGCAAATTATCGATAAGGGTTCCTATTTGAAGAATGGTGTTGGAAACGAGTACATCTTCAACATTGAATATGAAAATGATAACACGTGGACTG AGCATTCTACCTTACCAGACGATGACTTTCTTTTTAAAAGCAAGTGTCATTCATCTTGGAAGTCCGAGCCTTATCAAACAAATGCATACTCTTCAGATTATTTCAATTTTGAAAGTCATGTAGAGAATGACTTTGCATTTCAATCCAACATTAATACGAACAG GGGGTGCACAAAAGACATGAATACACTACATATGTTCG ATCCAGTTACTCCTTGTGCCAAGCATCAACTATCTGAAAATTATTCTGACTTTACTAATTCAAACGGAACCTG GTATCCAGGTTTAGAGAGAACTTCTTTCGTTAGATCTGCAATTAACCAACCAGCTTGGTCCTGCTTTGAAACTGAAAATGAAAGAGAGAATTTGAGTTTTCTGAG TGAAAATTCCTGCTCATCCAATTCAG CATGGTACAAAGCCGATGGAAACCCACCTTTAGATTTATtgagaaagaaaatgagagcTCATGGCACAGAATATTGCTGCCCTGTAAGGAAGAAAGGTGTGAAGAATAAATATAACCATGGATTACACTGCACAAAGCAGGAAAATCTCCAGCACAGGGATTATATACGTGAATCAGGAAATTGTCCAACACCGACCACTAGTTTCCAGAGAAGAAAAGGTCCACATGAAAATTGGCTGTTTGAGGATGATGTTACTGGAAGTAGAAATTCAGGTTTGGGATCTTTTCGCCACACTTCAGATTTGGAAGATAGTCAGCCCTCAAGTTTCCAGCATTGGAATGAAGATCTGTTTAATGTAGATTCTGTCCCTGAAATACAAGTTGATGCCCAATTATTTCCTAAAAGTTCTCGGGGTGGTTTCCAAGCCAAACATTTTCCCCTTTGCATGGATAAACTGGAATGCTGCGAACCTAATACTTGTAACCACTCTAGTGAAACCAGTTTCCTCCCAAAAACTAGCTCCAGGTCAGGCAAGTCAACTCTTTCTCCAGTATTTGGTGTAGGAGGTAATACTCGGTGTTCATTCAGGGGCATTGTTCCTGAGGGTGATATTCCACTGTGCGAAAGATTTTGCCTAGACGGGGAAAAGGAGTTAGAAGTATCAGTACCTAATAGTGACAAATCTGAGCTTCAGGAAGAAGCTTGTGATGGGAGTAATTGTTTGTCCTCAGAGAACAAAAATATCGGGGATGCCTTGGATGCTGGAGATAGTTGCAGCCATTTCAATGTTGCAAAAGATATAAGTCAAGAAATGGAGGGCGTCAAAGAGACATGTTCTCCAGAACAAGCAGAATATGCATCATCAATTAAGGGTTTGGAGGCACCTGACAGTATTGAGAGTGATCTTGATGGAAAAAC GAAGGAGGATAATATTGTGTCCAGCTATCAAAAAAATGTCCACAGTCATCCATCTCAAAACAGGTGTAAAG ATATGGAAGAGTCAGGACCTAAAGCGAGAAATATGGAAAGCAAGAAGCAAAAGAACATCACTGATTCAGCTTCCCAGGGGATGGTGCTTGAAAGCTATGCAATTCAACTTCTGTCTGTGCATGTGCTGAAGGAAGCATCTAACTGGAGGATTGGGAACAAG GAAGACTGA